From a single Miscanthus floridulus cultivar M001 chromosome 8, ASM1932011v1, whole genome shotgun sequence genomic region:
- the LOC136470423 gene encoding uncharacterized protein, whose translation MFEEPIEIEESEEDPMEEVRNRWPEGAGDPDDGDGSDDSDADGGDDVQDGALDPPPDYTGFWETEVYIREGTRVRYIHRATTTRLTRAAVIRDAARQAFDWSTATVTSTTSPGRMTAIFPAVERTALDELDVMGRAYMQLARENATLKQQLGGPDVEDSGVAQSRQKSYADTRRRDLEFEIGDFVYLKVSPMKGVKRFHTKGKLSPRYVGPFKIINRRGEVAYQLELPEQLSGVHDVFHVSQLKKCLRVPEKQLPLEELDIRGDLSYKEYPVKILETAERITRSKIIRMCKVQWNRHSVDEATWEREEDLRTDYPNL comes from the exons atgttcgaggagcccattgagatagaaGAGTCTGAGGAGGATCCTATGGAGGAAGTCAGGAACAGGTGGCcagagggagctggtgaccccgacgatggagatggttctgatgattctgatgctgatggaggagatgatg tacaggacggagcattggacccacccccagactacaccggcttctgggagacagaagtgtacatccgagaggggactcgggtgcgctacatccaccgcgccaccactACACGGCTTACACGTGCGGCCGTCATCAGAGATGCAGCTCGACAGGCGTTTGATTGGTCAACCGcgaccgtcacttcgacgacatcgcctgggaggatgaccgctatcttccccgccgtggagcggaca gccctggacGAGCTCGAcgtcatggggagggcctacatgcagctggctcgtGAGAATGCTACACTGAAGCAACAGCtgggaggtccagatgtggaagattcagga GTTGCCCagtctcgacagaaaagctatgcggacacgagaagaagagatttggagtttgaaatcggtgactttgtctatctcaaagtttcacccatgaaaggagtaaagagatttcataccaagggaaagttatcacctaggtatgtgggaccattcaagatcattaacaggagaggagaagttgcttaccagctagaattaccagagcagctctcaggtgttcatgatgtcttccatgtgtcgcaacttaagaaatgtttgagagtacctgagaaACAACTACccttggaagaactggatatccgaggGGATTTATCATACaaagagtatccagtgaaaatcctagaaacagcggagagaatcacaaggagcaaaataataagaatgtgcaaggttcagtggaacagacactcagtggatgaggcaacgtgggaaagagaggaagatctgagaactgactatcccaatctc